In one window of Nitrospirota bacterium DNA:
- the dsrA gene encoding dissimilatory-type sulfite reductase subunit alpha, whose protein sequence is MAKKYDTPLLDELEKGPWPSFVTEIKKAGKKSEMANDELGQLEKSYRTKRGYWKHGGIVGVLGYGGGIIGRYSSLPDEFPGVAHFHTVRINQPSGWFYSTKALREIVDIWDKYGSGLTNVHGSTGDLVLLGTRTEALEPIFAEYSSRGWDLGGSGSAMRTPSCCIGPARCEWANIDTMEICYQMTQRFQDELHRPAFPYKFKIKVSGCAVDCVAAIARADCSIIGTWKGKIAVDQDAVKWYAKNRMDINKEIVDMCPTSCISYDGTKMTINDDECSRCMHCISKMTKALKPTGEKGVSILVGSKAPIVVGSLLSWVIVPFMKVQPPYDDLYGFIGKIIEWWDENAKPRERLGEVIEMKGMRSFLEHIGVPAQPQQVKEPRKDPFFFWKEEDLKR, encoded by the coding sequence ATGGCTAAGAAGTATGATACTCCGCTACTGGATGAGCTGGAAAAAGGTCCGTGGCCAAGCTTTGTCACAGAGATAAAGAAGGCTGGCAAGAAAAGCGAGATGGCTAATGATGAGCTTGGTCAGCTTGAGAAGTCTTATAGGACAAAACGCGGATACTGGAAGCATGGAGGGATTGTTGGCGTCTTAGGTTATGGTGGTGGAATTATCGGAAGGTATTCGTCTTTGCCTGATGAGTTCCCGGGTGTAGCACATTTCCATACTGTCCGTATCAACCAGCCTTCGGGATGGTTTTATTCGACAAAGGCACTGAGGGAAATCGTAGATATTTGGGACAAGTATGGTAGTGGGCTTACGAATGTTCATGGTTCAACTGGAGACCTCGTGCTTTTAGGGACAAGGACAGAAGCCCTTGAGCCAATTTTTGCCGAATACTCCTCGAGGGGCTGGGACTTAGGAGGCTCGGGCTCTGCAATGAGGACGCCAAGCTGTTGCATTGGCCCTGCAAGGTGCGAGTGGGCTAACATTGACACGATGGAGATATGTTATCAGATGACGCAGAGGTTTCAGGACGAGCTTCATAGACCTGCCTTCCCCTATAAGTTCAAGATAAAGGTTTCAGGTTGTGCAGTTGACTGTGTTGCCGCAATTGCCCGTGCAGACTGCTCGATAATAGGAACATGGAAGGGAAAGATTGCAGTAGACCAGGATGCTGTAAAATGGTATGCAAAAAACAGGATGGATATTAACAAAGAGATTGTTGATATGTGTCCGACAAGCTGTATCTCCTATGATGGAACTAAAATGACGATAAACGATGATGAATGTTCGAGGTGCATGCACTGCATATCAAAGATGACAAAGGCACTTAAGCCAACAGGAGAAAAAGGCGTCTCAATCTTAGTCGGAAGTAAGGCTCCTATTGTCGTAGGCTCTTTGCTTTCATGGGTTATTGTGCCTTTCATGAAGGTTCAGCCTCCTTATGATGACCTCTATGGCTTTATCGGCAAGATAATTGAGTGGTGGGATGAAAATGCAAAGCCCAGAGAGAGACTCGGCGAGGTTATCGAGATGAAGGGCATGAGGAGCTTCCTTGAACACATCGGTGTTCCTGCTCAGCCACAGCAGGTAAAGGAGCCCAGAAAAGACCCGTTCTTCTTCTGGAAGGAAGAGGACCTGAAGAGATAA
- a CDS encoding endonuclease III domain-containing protein, producing MHVLIAIYRALYSAFGPQKWWPGDSPFEIAVGAILTQNTNWRNVEKAINNLKRQKVLAPKKLHELPIERLSELIRPAGYFNIKAKRLKSFISFLLNDYHASMKAMAKEDADTLRKKLLGINGIGHETADSILLYALGKPIFVIDAYTKRVLGRHKLIRHDEPYERFQEFFHSSIKRNVRLYNEYHALLVRVGKLFCKTKAPLCKHCPLKIIL from the coding sequence ATGCACGTCCTCATAGCTATTTACCGAGCACTTTATTCAGCCTTTGGTCCACAGAAGTGGTGGCCCGGAGATAGCCCATTTGAGATAGCAGTTGGTGCAATCCTTACCCAGAACACAAACTGGAGGAATGTTGAAAAGGCAATAAATAATCTCAAAAGGCAAAAAGTTCTTGCCCCGAAAAAGCTTCATGAGCTTCCTATCGAAAGACTTTCAGAACTCATCCGTCCAGCAGGCTACTTCAATATTAAGGCAAAAAGACTTAAATCTTTTATTTCCTTCCTGCTGAACGACTACCACGCAAGCATGAAGGCAATGGCTAAGGAGGATGCCGATACACTCAGGAAAAAACTTCTCGGCATCAATGGCATAGGACATGAGACAGCAGACTCCATACTCCTTTATGCCCTCGGAAAACCCATATTCGTAATAGATGCATATACAAAAAGAGTGCTGGGAAGACATAAGCTCATAAGACACGATGAGCCTTATGAGAGGTTTCAGGAGTTTTTCCACTCATCCATTAAAAGGAATGTAAGACTCTATAATGAATACCATGCCCTGCTTGTAAGGGTGGGCAAGTTATTCTGCAAAACCAAAGCCCCCCTGTGCAAACACTGCCCACTTAAAATTATCCTTTAA